In Lolium perenne isolate Kyuss_39 unplaced genomic scaffold, Kyuss_2.0 unplaced26, whole genome shotgun sequence, a single genomic region encodes these proteins:
- the LOC127334179 gene encoding probable pyridoxal 5'-phosphate synthase subunit PDX1.1, translating to MASDGSGVVTVYGTGNTTTNNGATGTLLEPKSSPFSVKVGLAQMLRGGVIMDVVNAEQARIAEEAGACAVMALERVPADIRAEGGVARMSDPGMIRDIKRAVTIPVMAKARIGHFVEAQILETIGVDYVDESEVLTLADDAHHINKHNFRVPFVCGCRNLGEALRRIREGAAMIRTKGEAGTGNVIEAVRHVRSVMGDIRALRSMDDDEVFTYAKSIAAPYDLVMQTKQLGRLPVVQFAAGGVATPADAALMMQLGCDGVFVGSGIFKSGDPAKRARAIVQAVTHYSDPNVLAEVSCDLGEAMVGINLSDPKVERFAARSE from the coding sequence ATGGCGTCCGACGGCAGCGGCGTGGTCACGGTGTACGGCACCGGCAACACCACCACCAACAACGGCGCCACCGGCACGCTGCTGGAGCCCAAGTCCTCCCCGTTCTCCGTCAAGGTGGGCCTGGCCCAGATGCTCCGCGGCGGCGTCATCATGGACGTCGTCAACGCCGAGCAGGCGCGCATCGCCGAGGAGGCCGGCGCCTGCGCCGTCATGGCGCTCGAGCGCGTCCCCGCCGACATCCGCGCCGAGGGCGGCGTCGCCCGCATGTCCGACCCGGGCATGATCCGCGACATCAAGCGCGCCGTCACCATCCCCGTCATGGCCAAGGCGCGCATCGGCCACTTCGTCGAGGCCCAGATCCTCGAGACCATCGGCGTCGACTACGTCGACGAGAGCGAGGTCCTCACGCTCGCCGACGACGCCCACCACATCAACAAGCACAACTTCCGCGTCCCCTTCGTCTGCGGCTGCCGCAACCTCGGCGAGGCCCTCCGCCGCATCCGCGAGGGCGCCGCCATGATCCGCACCAAGGGCGAGGCCGGGACAGGCAACGTCATCGAGGCCGTGCGCCACGTCCGCTCCGTCATGGGCGACATCCGCGCGCTGCGCAGCATGGACGACGACGAGGTCTTCACCTACGCCAAGAGCATCGCCGCGCCCTACGACCTCGTCATGCAGACCAAGCAGCTCGGACGCCTCCCCGTCGTCCAGTTCGCCGCAGGAGGGGTCGCCACCCCAGCCGACGCAGCCCTCATGATGCAGCTAGGCTGCGACGGCGTCTTCGTCGGCTCAGGCATCTTCAAGAGCGGCGACCCCGCCAAACGCGCTCGCGCTATCGTGCAGGCAGTCACCCACTACAGCGACCCCAATGTGCTCGCGGAGGTCAGCTGCGACCTCGGCGAGGCCATGGTCGGCATCAACCTCTCCGATCCCAAGGTGGAGCGCTTCGCCGCGCGCTCAGAGTGA